A window of Punica granatum isolate Tunisia-2019 chromosome 8, ASM765513v2, whole genome shotgun sequence genomic DNA:
GCTTCTCGGCATGTCTATGGATAATCTGTTGTTAGCTGatgctttattttttatgttgaCTTAAGTATTTGATCTGAAGTTTTGTATTCTACATGCTAATTGAGATGAAGCTCTCAGATTTTGCCACTGCCACTGGCAGACTTTCTCTGCATTGATCTTGTAAATTTGTCAAAACTCTACCTGATGTTACCCAAAGTCTCTACAAAGTTGTAGGCTCGGTAGAGCTATAGAGTACCCcttttaatttatggatttacAATCTGCAGAGAATATCAATTGGATACTTCTTGGCTTCAATTTCTGAGATTTGGCTGGTTAACAGCACCACAGTTGACTCACCACTTGCATTTGTGAGGAAGTACTACATTCAGTGGTTAGTTGTATAAGTTAGACTTTTCATGTTATGTTGTAACATAAATAACTATATGTTAGACTTCTCTAAAGTACTAGGCATCATAACCATGGCAGCATACTGCTGAGGACAGTGCTAGTTGCATACTTTCTATTTAATGTGTATTACACTAGAAAATGTAAAACCTTCAAAGCAATAGTTTTGTACAGAACTTGTATTTTTGCTAATTTATGCTATTGACAAGTTCAAACTCTTGCTCTAATAGTTGACAATAAAATATGTCGCAAACTGCTTTGGGGCAGTTCTGACAGTTTCaagttcaaattcttgctcTACTATGCAGGATGTCTGCTGCTCTATTGTGTGTACTGTATATGTGCATGGTATATGGCCTTTTTGTTCCAGACTGGGAATACGAAGTTTTGAATGGAAACTTTTCTGTTTACAAGTCAAGCACTCAAATAGTGAGTAGTAGATGCCTCTTGTGGATGTCTTTTTTTGACTCTCTTTGAAAAATCCTCTCTCCTGCTGACCATgttcatttattcattttatttagcTTTGATTGCCACTTTGTAGGTTAACTGTAAAGTGAGGGGCAGTCTTGAACCTCCTTGCAATGCTGTTGGCTTGATAGATCGGTATCTTCTAGGTCAAAATCATCTGTATCAACGCCCTGTATATAGAAGAACAAAGGTATGTTTGACATTTCGATGGTAGCATCTAATCTTGAggatttaatattttctttacttCAAGGATTGAAACTACATGTTTGTAGGAATGCAGTGTTAGCTCTCCTGACTATGGACCCTTGCCACCAAATTCACCTGGATGGTGTCTTACTCCTTTTGATCCAGAGGGTGTTTTGAGGTTCGATAATCTTATAAACATCATTTCCTGCCTACTATAGATCCATTTACATATCAAATGCATTTCTTTATGTTCATGTGCACTCTTGAATAAGAGACTATATAGTCTCAGATgttaaattcttttcaatctgTATGATTTACATGACAATGGTGATTTATTTGGACTTCCTCAACCAGTAAATAAAACTAAGAGCTAGCTTTCTACCGTCTTTTGTAAGAgctatatatgcatatataaaaaatttcctgCATGTATTTTTGCCAAGTATGGTGCCGCTTAGATcttaaaaatgattttatgTCTCAGCTCTCTAATGGCTGCTGTTACATGCTTTATGGGATTGCATTTTGGACACATTCTTGTGCATGTCCAGGTATGACATTTTAATTTATCCAACTACACGTTAGTATTATTCATTGGATTTTACTTCGTATATGTGCTTGGTGCAGCAGTTTTATCGACTGCATTGATCTAAAAATCATCTTCAATTACTGCCTTTTCTACAGAGTCACATGTTCAGGGTCTATCTGTGGTCCAGTTCTTCCTTTCTCCTATTACTCTCAGGATATGTTTTAGATATGCTAGGTATATCCATCTTTTACTAccttgaaatttaattttcatttcaattttccTGAAAATCTCATTGTCTTTGTGACCGTGGACAAACAGGTATTCCTCTTTGCAAACCATTGTATACATTGAGTTACACTTGCATTACAGCAGGAGCATCAGGCTTGTTGTTAACCTTGATATATTACATGGTAAACTCATTTTCGTCCGTGATCCAGTATTGACcaattattgatattttaatCTCTTATAATCAGAATGCTCTCCATCAGCTCTCGTGATCTTAGATGAATAGGTATCAACATTTGATTGAACAGTGTAGATGATCGTAGAGAGAGAGCATCTGCTACCGCATTCATGTTGGTCAAGATAGATTTAGAGGAAGCAGAGTGTTGCTTCTCTCTCCAACTGGAATGGAAACCCGCAAAATTGAGGTTCCTTGCCAAACCCAAGTAAAATGTGTTAGATCCGCTGGGAAATGCCTAGCAAAGGAACAAAGCCCAATGTCCCTCTTAGCTTGGACTTTCTTGATCTTCTTGTAAAATACAAGATGGCATGGTCAATATGTTTGGAGAGTTTATTGTAGAATCAATGCGCTGTATAGATTGAATATTCATCGAGGCTGTGGAAAGACTTTGCAGGCCTTTTACGCATACGAGATTTTGTGATGATCAACATCATTTGCAGGTTGACGTCAAGGATTTTAGAAGACCATTGCTCTTCCTTCAGTGGATGGGAATGAATGCTCTGATCATATTTGCTTTGGCCGCCTGCGAGCTTGCTTTGGCCGCTTGCGAGCTCTTCCCTGCAGCTCTGCGAGGTTTCTATTGGCGTTCACCTGAAAACAACTTGGTACATATTCCGTCTTTCCTCTGAACTGCCTTGCTTCATTGCTTCCTTAGTATTGTGGAGTGAAAGGACTTCCAATTAAGGTTTTTCGCATTTTAGGAATTAAGATATACGTGGTATGAGAAAAGACCAATTcatctatctttttttttttttctttcctgaCTTAAGGCCCTAAAATACAAATCTCATGGAGACCCTATGTTGACTATTTTGAAGGCAAGAAACGATTTTGACCCTGCAGGTTGACTTTACAGAGAATATTGCAAGACATGTTCCAATCGAAGAGGTGGGGGAAACTGGTGTTTGTGCTGCTTGAGATTGTGTTCTGCGCTTTCTTTGCCGGTGTCCTCCACATGAAGAATATTTTCATTAGGCTCTAATCCAGAAAAGCTTCTACACCGCTCGCcgtacatgtatatatatttagtccCGGATACTAGTAGTTTTCCATCGGATACGTAGAGCAGCTGTACATATCACAAGGATTCGGTTCATGAGACTAAGAAATGTAAAACATCGTCTCTTTCATATGCTTCGCGGAAGAAAATATTGACCCGTAACAATTGCTCAAGTCAGTTGACACGACAGCTTCACTTTCCAAAAGATGGATTCCAACTCGAGAATTTTCCATTAATCTGGAAACCGGACCAAAGAGGATACTCACTTTTGCAGGTATTTACTTCCCAGTGATATACGGTCTTCTTTGAGCCCATCCAGTcctatgagaaaattttgcgGAATCACCTTTCGGGTGAGGAAGAATTCTCCTCTGTCAGCATTGAAATTATGGAGTCATATCTATACTGTTCTCTAGTTCTTAAAAAAAGACCGGTTCGCCTATAAGAATCCCAAGTCATCCCCTTGCATCATCGGGCAGTTTGACGCATCATATCCTAGCTGCCCACAGCACGGGACAGAGCACCTCCTGCGCTTCCGATAAATATCCATTCCACTGTCTCTCTGTCTCCTCTCCTTCATCCTCCCAAGAGTTGTCAAATCATGCGAGCTGCCAGGGACAAACCCATGAACCAAACCATCAGCATCTTCAACCTCGGGAAGAATcaatgaatctgcttgactaTCATTGTGGGAGACCTCATCGTGCCCGCGGTCATGTCCGGGAGGATATTCTTTGATGCGCAAAATCAACATTGAGATTTGGTCGAATGCGACATCCAATCGTTCTTCAGTTTCAGTCGACTCTGACATTAGGGTTGAAACCATAGAATGCAAGAGCTGCACTTTTCCAGTATATTCCTCAGTGTTCCGAAAATTCAACCGTGAAGGGCAACTGTTACGCCACCGGAGTGGGAGGTACCGCTCAGGGATGTGGAAACAGTTGTTAGTGGACAAGACTCGAAGGACATGCCGGCAGAGGATACCTGAGAACTCGAACTGGTGGCAGCTGCAGCTGATGAACTCATCATGCGGGGCCCAGAGGACCTTGCAACCCCCTCCACCCACGTCCATCTCCGTGTGGTGCCTCACGATGAAGTAGGTGCCATCCACCATCAGGGATGCGTATTGAGGGGCCCAGACAAGCTCGTCCTGCAGCTTGCTGAAGGCATACGGCGTCAGAACACTTGCAGCGTGGGCTTCAATTGGAGATCCTGTTTTTAGGGTCACTCTGCGAACTTTCCGTTGCATCTTCTGCTTCGGTTCCGCTTCGTCAATGGACTCAACTATGGCATCAACCTATAGAGAGAAGGGTAAATGTAAACAAACATACAAATGTGCTATTATAGTAAATTATCGTACCAGCAGAAACTTATAAATGTAGAATATTGTCGTAAGATATAGAATGTAATTATGTTTCATTCCTTATCCATGATGAATTAAAGTCAAAGTACGGGAAAAGTCCCAATGGTTTCCTTACCTGCTCAATAAAGTTGTTGAGAACAGACTGAGCGCTCAAAAACCGTTGAATGTAAGCATTGACTGACTCTGAATGGGAAGGGTTCGTCATTCCCGCGAAGAAATAAGACCTTAAATAGGGGAGAGCCCAGAATGCACGCAAAGAATGCAAGCTACTGATGTGCTTATTGCCATGAAGTCCGTACACGTTACACATCTCCCTCCACCCCAACTCGAAATCCTCTGCACAATGCAAGTTATAGAGCCGAAGAAAGTCAGCCTTCCACTTGTCATACTGTGGCCCGAGCAGAAGAGAAAACCAGTCAGAAAATTTTGCGACAATATGCCAAATGGAAAATGCATGTTTGGTTCTTGGCATATGAAGAGCAACCGCTTCTTTGAGCCACATGTTTTGGTCGGTTAAAATCGTCTCCGGAGCCTTTCCGTTCATGAAATCCAAGAAAGTCTGACAAGCAAATGAAATAGTTGGGAAAAGAGTCAACCAATGCTTCAAGGAATACCACCAGGGGAAAGTGTACACACATTCATTCGACATGGTTTACCAAAAGATATTTAAGTAAGTTGGTACTTCGAAAAACAATTCactacatatatgtatatatacacacatatatatatatgtatatcaacTTTCTACCACTAAGTAATTGGAATTATATGCTGCACATGAGGGGATTGACACAAGATATTTGGACTGAGCATCGTGACCATAATTGCAAATTATCTTAAATGCAGCAAAGATCATACCTCTAGTGCCCATGAAAAGGACTGCAGATTCTCATCCCTTAGAAGCACAAAGCCAAAGAAACAATTCACTCCATGATTGTCGACTCCAACCCAGATGCCTAAAATCATGTCATAGGCTTCCAAGCAGTGGGTGGTGTCAAAAATCACAGCATCTCCAAAGACCTCATAGGATTTGATGGAAGCAGCATAAGACCATGCAATATGCTCCAACCTGTTATTCGCATCAAGCTGAAAGTTGTACTTGAAACTGGGGTCTCTATCCTTCTTTTCCTTACACATTTTCAGAAGGTCCGTAGCATCATGATCGCGATCTACATTCCTAAAAGTCTGGAGCAAATTTCTGACATCTACCTCAGTGAATGGCAGAGAGCCTAATTTGACACCCTTCTCAAGCTCCAATAGTCTCAGCATTTGTCGTACTGACATCCCAGCTTTggcatacatacatattcgACTCTTGTCATCAGCAGAGAGGGTACAGGAAGAAGGATGACTACTCATCTCATTCGTTTTAAGGAGCTCGTGGTTGTGGTTATTACTGAAACCAGTGACACGCCATTCAGGCACATCAAAATCTGCCCTCTTAACAATCCTCATGAATGCTTGGCACCCACATCGAGATGATTTTCGGTTCCTCAGAAGCTTCCCGTCCTCAGAAGGCTTTAGCTGCGGGAAACCTCCACGGTGGCAGGTAAAGTCCCTCCTCGTCACTCCCCTCCCCACCCCATCTTTCCCTCTCGTTCTATGCCGTCTAATTGAAAACCCACACTGTTTAGCAAAGCTGCAGTAGAACTCATATGCGGCATCTTGGGACACGAATCTCTGTCCAATAAATGGAACGAGGTTGATGGAAGTTTGTCGCGATAGTATTGTTTCCTCAGGGGTCTCCTCAACAGAGCTGATATCAGGTGGGGACGAATCGGTGTTATTCTCAGATGCTTCTCTCACCACACTCATCAAGTCAGACATCATCTCCACCATGAACAAACCAGAAATGAAGAGAAGTACCTGCAAGCACATTTCAACAAAGAAAATGAACAATTCTTTGGTCAGTTGCACTACTCTTTCTTTGCTATGCATAATGTGAACCCAAAGTTCGGACCGCCAATACAGAAGTCGGAAATGGAACCATAACCACTAACAAGAACAGTACTTCCAATTGTCTTCATCATATTCAAATTGGTTAGCTTTATCAGTAACTATTAACAAATATAAACCATGACTATCTACTCTCTACTGCTAGTAAGCATGGCTTCCTGCTGAAAAGATCATCATTTCCAGAATTCGATACAGTTTCAATGGGGAAGATGAAGCTCGTGAGCCGATCGGAAAACCAAATTCGACATCATGATCAGAAAATCACACTGAATTGATGCTGATTATCCGACTCCAAACCCAGTTACAGCTCGAAACCGAAACTAATTCAACCTCATTGCGAGAGATAACCCTAAAGTCACCATGAATTGCAGGACCATCAGGATTAGATTTTCGGGCGAGGGTGAAGGAAATTACGGACAGGTTCGAGGTACCGATGGCCGGGAACGGAGGAGAGGAATCCAATCGAAAGAGATTCTGAAATGCGGACGGACACTGAGGACCTTCGTGTGAAGCCGCCAAATGGACGGGAGGGGCCGGCGGAGATGGAGAGAGCTCTCCGGTGACGGGGTGAAAGGCGCACACCGGTCGAGGAGGATAGCGTCCTATTATGCAGCGGGGCTACCCTACGCCGCCAGCGGAAAGAGCGTCATCGTCAGCACACGGTGGGGAAACAGCCGTTGGATTTTCCCCATCGAACGGTGGAGGAGGATGCGGTGCAGGTTAGAGGAGCTCGATGGGGCCGAACTGCTATGAATTGACGGGCCTCGTTGACGTCAGCCCAAATTGGCCCGGCCCAAAAGgttcttttatttatctttttattagcattttttaaaaaatttttggGGAGAAATGTCTTTCGTAATTTATGTATTGAATACACCGGCAAATGGTAAGTACGGTCGATGTGAACATGTTACTCTTTGACCCACTCTAATTTAAACCATAGATCTTtagaaattattatatgaatCCAATTCACCACGTCAACAATGGACTGAGTCAATCGTACGAAATATATTTGTAAAGTGTCCAACGTTTTGATTTTAAGAAGGACTAATTGGTATCAATTTACCCAGTCGATATCGACTACATCAAAACTATGGAAGACTTTTACCTTTATATCAGAAAATAGTGGGTCCAGATCACCGTTAACATGGTGAACTGAGTCCAcgtaataatttttcatcgATTGTGAGGTCTCTGTAGACGGGAGGAACAAGCTTGAGAGGATGCTTCACCCTTTTATATATGGCactcataaaaataattttaggatAAAAATGACAATCTGATTGTGTTTAGATGCAGAGAGTCCCTGCCACTCGATCACTCAGAAATGGACCGAGAGGGGATGGGGTTGGCAGTTGCCCGCTCTATAATTTTAACGTTATATGAAAAATTGTAATCTCTTCTTTCATTTTCaaggaaataatttatatttgtccCCTAAGTCAACAAAACTACTTTCTATTTTGCCCCCTAAGGACTGCCATCGCCCCCCACCCCCTCGACCAAAATCCTGGATCCGTCTCTGGATCCGGCCATGAAATTTGACCAGTTGGAGCTTTGCGACTACAAGACTACTAGaaagcaagaagatcatctaGAGTTCTTCGATCTAGTAATTTTCGTTAAAAATCTTCCACCTTTTCCGTTGAGTGTATAACTCTAACACTTACTTATCCTTCACTACGTTAAAGATGTCTTATTTGATTCACATCATGGAGGCAAAGGCTTGAAGTTGAGCAATATTATTTGCAAATTAGTTGACTTATgatcaataattttaataacaTATGTTGCAATTCACGTAAAGTAGAAAGGGCGCTATACATATTAGCAAAGACTTGACTTAAGAGAAGCTTCGATGTTGAGGTACATGGGACCAGGGGCGAAGCCAAGAATTTTATCCAGGGGGGGCAAACTTATACGTTTggggtaaaattttaaaaattcaaagttcaggggagcaaagttttaattttatataaaaaatatcataCTTTGGGGggcaaaagttaaaaattttaaagttcaggggggcaattgcctCCTGTTTCTTcattggctccgcccctgcaTGGGACCCAAAACAAGCGTAACTGAGTCGGGTCGGGACCAGCTTGATAAGAAACTCATGTGGTAAAGGTGGAAGAAAATATTCCATCCCGTCGTTACACGGGAAGAGAAGGCAGCCATAACCTTTTAACCAAGAAAGCACTATAACTCCCGACGGCAAACCCTAAAAGAATTTTACCGTAACGTATGAGAGAGGACACAGTTGGAATATGATCCTTCCTTGAGCTACCACTAATTCCATTTGCTAAAATGGGAAATCACAACGGTAGTGGTTATTTGTACAACGATTAGGCAAAAAGAATCAACCCGATTTATTATTAAGTATATTGACGTTTCATTTGCCATGACGTGAATAAGAACATATGTGAAAACTAATACATTCATTTAAATAATGGGGTAGGAATTACATCACAAGGCACCTATGTATATAAAGGAAGCCGAAAAAAAGGACAaggaaatgaagaaaatggTAATTCTtaggagaaggagagagatattctctctccccctagctatatgcatgcatgttaGACTCATTACCTTCCCTTGATGAtcctaattaataaaaaaaaccaaattatataattatataattggtgtatatttagatatatatatatatatatatataattataattataatccCTCTTCCAAGATGTTAGAAGTCATCGTTGTTTCATATCTTCCATCGCCAGTTCTCCCCGCTTTCTTCCAAGATGTCCCATTTGCTTCTTCATCTCCATATGATCCCATGCATCTTGTTTTCTGCTCGGGCATTTGACCCTAACCCTACAATAAGAATAAGATATACGCAATGATTAGATGATATATAATCGATCAGACTCGTGACAGATGTACCGAGAAAGCGTACACTACTTGCAAATAAGTCGACGGTATATGTAAATGCCGAATTAGAACCAACGTAAACTGGTTGGTACATGTTGCAcaataattttcatatattgcaCGTGAATAGAAATTTATATACACGTGCATCCAGACAATGCGATAATGCTACGTACGTTTGTTCGTTCATGGACTACCAACTGCGGCGAGCCGATCTGCGGACCATCTCGTTGTAGTTCTGAATCTTCATCTGCTGGTAGAACTGGGTGATGAACTCCTCGGCCTTCGCATCAATCATCTCATCCCCACCAAGGGCTTCGAATTTGCGGTCATCATCGTCGTCGTCATCGCTatcatcattatcatcattCTTGTCCAGCTCCTGGAGATTCAGGGCGGATGAGTAGCGGCTCGTGCCCTCGGAGACGGAAGAACAATGAGAGGGTGAGGCGGAAGAACAATGGGAGGGTGAGGCGACGGGACTCATCATGGACACGGAGCCCAACGGCACATCCTCAAAGTGCTCGCTCCGGCTAGGGCTTGCACCGGCAAGCAATATCATCTTAGCTGGCTCAGGCCCTGGCTCCGGCTGGGCAGGTGCTGTCGCTGCAACCTGAGGAGGAGACTCGCCGCCCTGAACGTGCAAGGGCCGCATGGATCCCACGACCTTATTCAGCATGCCGGCCGAGGCAGTGGCCGCCTCGATCTGGAGGGCAGCCTTCGACTTCTTCTTTGAGCTGCCCCTCCTGCGCCACATGAACAAGGCCGCCCGGAGGAAGCTCATCGACCCACGCTTCTTCTTGCTCTTCGGCACGGAGGAAGGAAGCGGCAGCTTCTTGTCATCGACAGGGACGATGGCAGTCCTCATGTCGGATTCCGGTTCCATTGGGGAGAGGGATGGAGCGATATGCATGAACTTGGAAGGGATAGTGGCTAATCCGGAGTGCTAGCCCTAGCTAGGAAGCCCCCTCCCTGCAAAGAGGAAGGGGAGGAGGTGAGAAGGATGACTTTGTTTCTGGTCCGGGGAGATTGAGGTAGTTATATGTGATGAAGGGTCCTCGTTGGCTTTAAGAATTTGTGTgatttggggaaaaaaaattaaagggaaaaaaaaagaaaagagaaaaagcaagcaccttatatttttcttgttcTGTTGGAAGAAAATGGCGGTAGGTAAGTTGACAGAGAATATTCTCTAGTGTTGGGTACATAGTTGGTTAAAATGACCAAATTGGCCCATTCGGTTATTTCTATAATTAGGATTTTAGGTTATAATAATACTCTCCAGGAAATGTAGGGGGCACACTCTACTACCAAAACATCTTCAATGAAGCAAAGTTTAGCTTGTTGGGGTCCATTTGATCATGATAAGTTTGTAATATATTGCTCGAGAATCCTTTCCCGAAGCACACGAATCCCTTCCTGttttgaaattcaatttcattt
This region includes:
- the LOC116187532 gene encoding protein FAR1-RELATED SEQUENCE 11-like isoform X2, whose translation is MVEMMSDLMSVVREASENNTDSSPPDISSVEETPEETILSRQTSINLVPFIGQRFVSQDAAYEFYCSFAKQCGFSIRRHRTRGKDGVGRGVTRRDFTCHRGGFPQLKPSEDGKLLRNRKSSRCGCQAFMRIVKRADFDVPEWRVTGFSNNHNHELLKTNEMSSHPSSCTLSADDKSRICMYAKAGMSVRQMLRLLELEKGVKLGSLPFTEVDVRNLLQTFRNVDRDHDATDLLKMCKEKKDRDPSFKYNFQLDANNRLEHIAWSYAASIKSYEVFGDAVIFDTTHCLEAYDMILGIWVGVDNHGVNCFFGFVLLRDENLQSFSWALEYDKWKADFLRLYNLHCAEDFELGWREMCNVYGLHGNKHISSLHSLRAFWALPYLRSYFFAGMTNPSHSESVNAYIQRFLSAQSVLNNFIEQVDAIVESIDEAEPKQKMQRKVRRVTLKTGSPIEAHAASVLTPYAFSKLQDELVWAPQYASLMVDGTYFIVRHHTEMDVGGGGCKVLWAPHDEFISCSCHQFEFSGILCRHVLRVLSTNNCFHIPERYLPLRWRNSCPSRLNFRNTEEYTGKVQLLHSMVSTLMSESTETEERLDVAFDQISMLILRIKEYPPGHDRGHDEVSHNDSQADSLILPEVEDADGLVHGFVPGSSHDLTTLGRMKERRQRDSGMDIYRKRRRCSVPCCGQLGYDASNCPMMQGDDLGFL
- the LOC116187532 gene encoding protein FAR1-RELATED SEQUENCE 11-like isoform X1; the protein is MVEMMSDLMSVVREASENNTDSSPPDISSVEETPEETILSRQTSINLVPFIGQRFVSQDAAYEFYCSFAKQCGFSIRRHRTRGKDGVGRGVTRRDFTCHRGGFPQLKPSEDGKLLRNRKSSRCGCQAFMRIVKRADFDVPEWRVTGFSNNHNHELLKTNEMSSHPSSCTLSADDKSRICMYAKAGMSVRQMLRLLELEKGVKLGSLPFTEVDVRNLLQTFRNVDRDHDATDLLKMCKEKKDRDPSFKYNFQLDANNRLEHIAWSYAASIKSYEVFGDAVIFDTTHCLEAYDMILGIWVGVDNHGVNCFFGFVLLRDENLQSFSWALETFLDFMNGKAPETILTDQNMWLKEAVALHMPRTKHAFSIWHIVAKFSDWFSLLLGPQYDKWKADFLRLYNLHCAEDFELGWREMCNVYGLHGNKHISSLHSLRAFWALPYLRSYFFAGMTNPSHSESVNAYIQRFLSAQSVLNNFIEQVDAIVESIDEAEPKQKMQRKVRRVTLKTGSPIEAHAASVLTPYAFSKLQDELVWAPQYASLMVDGTYFIVRHHTEMDVGGGGCKVLWAPHDEFISCSCHQFEFSGILCRHVLRVLSTNNCFHIPERYLPLRWRNSCPSRLNFRNTEEYTGKVQLLHSMVSTLMSESTETEERLDVAFDQISMLILRIKEYPPGHDRGHDEVSHNDSQADSLILPEVEDADGLVHGFVPGSSHDLTTLGRMKERRQRDSGMDIYRKRRRCSVPCCGQLGYDASNCPMMQGDDLGFL
- the LOC116188300 gene encoding uncharacterized protein LOC116188300; amino-acid sequence: MHIAPSLSPMEPESDMRTAIVPVDDKKLPLPSSVPKSKKKRGSMSFLRAALFMWRRRGSSKKKSKAALQIEAATASAGMLNKVVGSMRPLHVQGGESPPQVAATAPAQPEPGPEPAKMILLAGASPSRSEHFEDVPLGSVSMMSPVASPSHCSSASPSHCSSVSEGTSRYSSALNLQELDKNDDNDDSDDDDDDDRKFEALGGDEMIDAKAEEFITQFYQQMKIQNYNEMVRRSARRSW